In one window of Gadus morhua unplaced genomic scaffold, gadMor3.0, whole genome shotgun sequence DNA:
- the LOC115538937 gene encoding 26S proteasome non-ATPase regulatory subunit 11B has protein sequence MAAAAVVEFQRAQSLITTDSSASIDILHSIVRRDVQESDEEAVRVKEQSILELGTLLAKTGQAAELGGLLKFVRPFLISISKAKAARLVRSLLDLFLDMEAATGQEVELCLECIEWAKTEKRTFLRQALEARLISLYFDTKKYPEALSLGTQLLQELKKMDDKALLVEVQLLESKTYHALSNLPKARAALTSARTTANGIYCPPKLQAALDMQSGIIHAAEEKDWKTAYSYYFEAFEGYDSIDSPRAVTALKYMLLCKIVLNSPEEVPLLISGKLGLRHAGRQTDAMKCVAQASKNRSLADFEKALTEYRSELKDDPIISSHLVTLYDNLLEQNLIRVIEPFSRVQILHISEIIKLSTGDVERKLSQMILDKKFHGILDQGEGVLIIFDEPPVDKTYGAALETIQNMSKVVDALYNKAKKLT, from the exons ATGGCGGCCGCAGCGGTAGTCGAGTTTCagagggctcagtccctcatCACCACGGACTCCAGCGCCTCCATCGACATACTCCACTCGATAG TGAGGAGAGATGTCCAGGAGAGTGATGAAGAAGCCGTCAGGGTTAAAGAACAGAGCATCCTGGAGCTGGGTACTCTGCTGGCCAAGACGGGACAGGCTGCAG AGCTGGGCGGTCTGCTGAAGTTCGTGCGGCCGTTCCTGATCTCCATCAGCAAGGCCAAGGCGGCCCGTCTGGTGCGCTCCCTGCTGGACCTGTTCCTGGACATGGAGGCGGCCACGGGCCAGGAGGTGGAGCTGTGTCTGGAGTGCATCGAGTGGGCCAAGACGGAGAAGAGGACCTTCCTCAGACAGGCGCTCGAG GCGCGACTGATTTCGCTCTACTTTGACACCAAGAAGTACCCGGAGGCCCTTTCTCTCG GCACCCAGCTGCTCCAAGAGCTGAAGAAGATGGACGACAAAGCTCTGCTGGTGGAGGTCCAGTTGCTGGAGAGCAAGACCTACCACGCTCTCAGCAACCTGCCCAAGGCCCGCGCGGCCCTCACCTCAGCCAGGACCACCGCCAACGGCATCTACTGCCCCCCCAAGCTCCAGGCAGCTCTGGACATGCAGTCCG GGATCATCCACGCAGCTGAGGAGAAGGACTGGAAGACGGCCTACTCCTACTACTTTGAGGCCTTTGAGGGCTACGACTCCATCGACAGCCCCCGGGCGGTCACAGCACTGAAATACATGCTGCTCTGCAAGATCGTCCTCAACTC ACCAGAGGAGGTGCCTCTGCTGATCAGTGGCAAGCTGGGCTTACGGCACGCCGGGCGACAG ACAGACGCAATGAAATGTGTCGCCCAGGCCAGCAAGAACAGATCATTAGCGGACTTTGAAAAG gcgctAACGGAGTACAGATCAGAGCTGAAGGACGACCCCATCATCAGCTCCCACCTGGTGACGCTCTACGACAACCTGCTGGAACAGAACCTCATCAGGGTCATCGAGCCCTTCTCCAGAGTACAG atACTTCACATATCAGAAATCATCAAACTCTCAACG GGGGATGTGGAGAGGAAACTGTCACAGATGATCCTGGATAAAAAGTTCCACG GGATCCTGGATCAGGGCGAGGGGGTCCTGATCATCTTCGACGAGCCGCCGGTGGACAAGACATACGGAGCCGCCCTGGAGACCATCCAGAACATGAGCAAGGTGGTGGACGCGCTCTACAACAAGGCCAAGAAGCTGACATAG